A region of Streptomyces sp. TG1A-60 DNA encodes the following proteins:
- the uppS gene encoding polyprenyl diphosphate synthase, with amino-acid sequence MRRTTTRSRTRSGRARSALDAGYDECRRLVRTTRPTEYALMQLMPPVVRPVSWALYAAFGYADDLLDLSEEAPRERGRRLREWRAALEADLASGTSDDPIRLALTDAVWRWGLDLGDLLGALDAVQRDDDRKGVTTWQEWRERAHAQNISWPEQLMRMLVRCGLPVPVRLRDLAGFTRFVEGLFLTDMLRDLPEDLDGGHVWFPAEVLDRFHVTPDELISRQWTPAVQRMIGHLAGEAREWLEGSRRALRGSLPLGPAIVLDTAVDLFGAELDAIVRAGSAALRRPVRVARHTEWRILAPARARAAVVWRLTLPPGRDTAMDTAMDTVGRAGADGSPRDDTAPAPLAGPERHTARIAEPPLPPRPHRDGARPPAIAAAHLPQHVAIVMDGNGRWATGLGLPRDEGHRAGAVALRDVVQGALEIGLPHLTVYAFSTENWKRSPDEVSKLFAIMRAELLDGELLDHDVRLRWVGSPDGLPDDVVNVLRSQEHATRNRTGLTLNVCVNYGGRAELAQAGAALARAALAGEVDPARVSEQLFAAHLPHHALPDVDLLWRTSGEIRTSNFLPWHAHYAELHFTDQPWPEVDRRDLWAAVTAYTHRKRRKGGTTTPTVPTRAPGETEG; translated from the coding sequence ATGCGTCGCACCACAACGCGGTCCCGGACACGGTCCGGGCGAGCGCGATCGGCACTCGACGCCGGGTACGACGAGTGCCGCCGTCTGGTCCGCACGACCCGGCCCACCGAATACGCCCTGATGCAGCTGATGCCGCCGGTGGTCCGCCCGGTCTCCTGGGCGCTGTACGCGGCCTTCGGCTACGCGGACGACCTGCTCGACCTCTCCGAGGAGGCGCCGCGGGAGCGGGGCCGCCGGCTCCGGGAGTGGCGGGCCGCGCTGGAGGCGGACCTGGCCAGCGGGACCAGCGACGACCCGATCCGGCTCGCGCTGACCGACGCGGTGTGGCGCTGGGGGCTGGACCTCGGCGACCTGCTGGGCGCGCTGGACGCGGTCCAGCGGGACGACGACCGCAAGGGCGTGACGACCTGGCAGGAGTGGCGGGAGCGGGCCCACGCCCAGAACATCAGCTGGCCCGAACAGCTCATGCGGATGCTGGTGCGCTGTGGGCTGCCCGTTCCCGTGCGGCTTCGGGACCTCGCGGGGTTCACCCGTTTCGTGGAGGGGCTGTTCCTCACCGACATGCTCCGCGACCTCCCCGAGGACCTGGACGGCGGACACGTGTGGTTCCCCGCCGAAGTCCTCGACCGTTTCCATGTCACCCCGGACGAGCTGATCTCCCGGCAGTGGACCCCCGCCGTGCAGCGGATGATCGGCCACCTCGCCGGCGAGGCCCGGGAGTGGCTGGAGGGCTCCCGCCGGGCGCTGCGCGGCTCCCTGCCGCTGGGCCCCGCGATCGTGCTCGACACCGCCGTCGACCTGTTCGGCGCGGAGCTGGACGCGATCGTACGGGCCGGTTCCGCAGCCCTGCGCCGCCCGGTACGCGTCGCCCGGCACACCGAGTGGCGGATCCTCGCCCCCGCCCGGGCACGGGCCGCCGTGGTGTGGCGTCTGACGCTGCCGCCGGGCAGGGACACGGCCATGGACACGGCCATGGACACGGTGGGGCGGGCCGGCGCGGACGGGTCTCCCCGCGACGACACGGCACCGGCCCCGCTAGCCGGCCCCGAGCGGCACACGGCCCGGATCGCCGAACCGCCCCTGCCGCCGCGTCCGCACCGCGACGGTGCCCGCCCGCCGGCCATAGCCGCGGCCCATCTGCCGCAGCACGTCGCGATCGTGATGGACGGCAACGGCCGCTGGGCCACGGGCCTCGGACTGCCCCGCGACGAGGGGCACCGCGCCGGAGCGGTCGCGCTGCGGGACGTCGTCCAGGGTGCCCTGGAGATCGGCCTCCCCCACCTGACCGTCTACGCCTTCTCCACCGAGAACTGGAAGCGCTCGCCCGACGAGGTCTCCAAGCTCTTCGCGATCATGCGCGCCGAACTCCTCGACGGTGAACTGCTCGACCACGACGTACGGCTCCGCTGGGTGGGGTCCCCCGACGGGCTCCCGGACGACGTGGTCAACGTACTCCGCAGCCAGGAACACGCCACCCGCAACCGTACGGGCCTGACCCTCAACGTCTGCGTCAACTACGGCGGTCGCGCCGAACTCGCCCAGGCGGGCGCGGCCTTGGCCCGTGCCGCCCTGGCCGGTGAGGTCGATCCCGCCAGGGTCTCCGAGCAGCTCTTCGCCGCCCATCTGCCCCACCACGCCCTGCCCGACGTCGACCTCCTGTGGCGCACCAGCGGCGAGATCCGTACCTCCAACTTCCTTCCCTGGCACGCCCATTACGCGGAACTCCACTTCACCGACCAGCCCTGGCCCGAGGTCGACCGCCGCGACCTCTGGGCCGCCGTCACCGCCTACACCCACCGCAAACGCCGCAAGGGAGGCACCACGACACCGACGGTGCCCACACGGGCGCCGGGGGAGACCGAGGGCTAG
- a CDS encoding polynucleotide kinase-phosphatase, whose protein sequence is MTETQLKRGRTLPVTDLSLVVLIGASGSGKSTFARRNFKPTEVISSDFCRGLVSDDENDQSATRDAFDVLHYIAGKRLAAGRRTVVDATSVQPEARKQLIELARKHDVLPIAIVLDVPEEVCAGRNAARTDRADMPRRVIQRHTRELRRSLRHLEREGFRKVHVLRGVEDVESATVVTEKRFNDLTHLTGPFDIVGDIHGCASELESLLGTLGYVDGVHPKGRTAVFVGDLVDRGPDSPGVLRRVMSMVGSGNALCVPGNHENKYGRYLKGRNVQHTHGLAETIEQMEGESEEFKKQVREFIDGLVSHYVLDGGRLVVCHAGLPEKYHGRTSGRVRSHALYGDTTGETDEFGLPVRYPWAEDYRGRAAVVYGHTPVPTATWLNNTICLDTGAVFGGRLTALRWPERELVDVPAEKVWYEPAKPLASEAPGGHEGRPLDLADVHGRRVVETRHAGRVSVREENAAAALEVMSRFAVDPRLLPYLPPTMAPTATSLIEGYLEHPAEAFTQYKADGVARVVCEEKHMGSRAVALVCRDADAARERFGVDGPTGSLYTRTGRPFFDDEARTELILGRMREAVTAAGLWEELDTDWVLLDAELMPWSLKASGLLRTQYAAVGAASGAVFPGALAALEGAAARGVDVGELLGRQRERAADASAFTEAYRRYCWPTEGLDGVRLAPFQILAVRGRSLAALPHDEQLGLIDRLVEYDVSGLLQTTRRLFVDTGDEDSVRAGTDWWLEMTGRGGEGMVVKPVGAVVRGDQGRLVQPGVKCRGREYLRIIYGPEYTRPENLARLRGRFLNHKRSLALREYALGLEALDRLAEGEPLWRVHEAVFGVLALESEPVDPRL, encoded by the coding sequence ATGACCGAGACCCAGCTGAAGCGGGGACGCACCCTGCCCGTCACCGACCTCTCCCTCGTCGTGCTCATCGGTGCCTCCGGCTCCGGCAAGTCCACCTTCGCCCGCCGGAACTTCAAGCCCACCGAGGTCATCTCCTCCGACTTCTGCCGGGGCCTGGTCTCCGACGACGAGAACGACCAGAGCGCGACCCGCGACGCCTTCGACGTGCTGCACTACATCGCGGGCAAGCGCCTCGCGGCCGGCCGCCGTACGGTCGTCGACGCGACCAGCGTGCAGCCGGAGGCCCGCAAGCAGCTGATCGAGCTGGCCAGGAAGCACGACGTGCTGCCGATCGCCATCGTGCTCGACGTGCCGGAGGAGGTGTGTGCCGGGCGCAACGCGGCCCGCACCGACCGCGCCGACATGCCGCGCCGCGTGATCCAGCGCCACACCCGCGAACTCCGCCGTTCCCTGCGGCACCTGGAGCGCGAGGGCTTCCGCAAGGTGCACGTCCTGCGGGGCGTGGAGGACGTCGAGAGCGCCACGGTCGTCACCGAGAAGCGCTTCAACGACCTGACCCACCTCACCGGCCCGTTCGACATCGTCGGCGACATCCACGGCTGCGCGAGCGAACTGGAGTCGCTGCTCGGCACGCTGGGCTACGTCGACGGTGTGCACCCAAAGGGCCGTACGGCCGTCTTCGTCGGCGACCTCGTCGACCGCGGCCCGGACAGCCCCGGCGTGCTGCGCCGCGTCATGTCGATGGTCGGCTCGGGCAACGCGCTGTGTGTGCCCGGCAACCACGAGAACAAGTACGGCCGCTACCTCAAGGGACGCAACGTCCAGCACACGCACGGCCTCGCCGAGACCATCGAGCAGATGGAGGGCGAGAGCGAGGAGTTCAAGAAGCAGGTACGGGAGTTCATCGACGGTCTCGTCAGCCACTACGTCCTCGACGGCGGCCGGCTCGTCGTCTGCCACGCCGGTCTGCCGGAGAAGTACCACGGCCGGACCTCCGGCCGGGTGCGCAGCCACGCCCTGTACGGCGACACCACGGGCGAGACCGACGAGTTCGGGCTGCCGGTCCGCTACCCGTGGGCGGAGGACTACCGGGGCCGTGCGGCCGTGGTCTACGGCCACACCCCGGTGCCCACCGCGACCTGGCTGAACAACACCATCTGCCTGGACACGGGCGCCGTCTTCGGCGGCAGGCTCACCGCGCTGCGCTGGCCGGAGCGCGAGCTGGTCGACGTACCGGCCGAGAAGGTCTGGTACGAGCCGGCCAAGCCGCTGGCCTCGGAGGCGCCCGGCGGGCACGAGGGCCGACCGCTGGACCTGGCGGACGTGCACGGCCGACGGGTCGTCGAGACCCGGCACGCGGGCCGGGTGTCGGTCCGCGAGGAGAACGCGGCGGCGGCCCTGGAGGTCATGAGCCGCTTCGCGGTGGACCCGCGGCTGCTGCCGTATCTGCCGCCGACCATGGCGCCGACGGCCACCTCGCTCATCGAAGGCTATCTGGAGCACCCGGCGGAGGCGTTCACGCAGTACAAGGCGGACGGTGTCGCGCGGGTCGTGTGCGAGGAGAAGCACATGGGATCGCGGGCGGTAGCCCTGGTCTGCCGTGACGCGGACGCGGCCCGCGAGCGCTTCGGCGTGGACGGCCCCACCGGCTCCCTCTACACCAGGACCGGGCGCCCGTTCTTCGACGACGAGGCCCGCACCGAGCTGATCCTCGGCCGGATGCGCGAGGCCGTGACCGCGGCCGGACTGTGGGAGGAGCTGGACACCGACTGGGTGCTGCTCGACGCCGAGCTGATGCCGTGGTCGCTGAAGGCGTCCGGGCTGCTGCGCACCCAGTACGCGGCCGTCGGCGCCGCGTCCGGCGCGGTGTTCCCGGGTGCGCTGGCCGCCCTGGAGGGCGCCGCGGCACGCGGTGTGGACGTGGGTGAGCTGCTGGGCAGGCAGCGCGAGCGGGCCGCCGACGCGAGCGCGTTCACCGAGGCGTACCGGCGCTACTGCTGGCCGACCGAGGGCCTGGACGGTGTGCGGCTCGCCCCCTTCCAGATCCTCGCCGTCCGGGGCCGCAGCCTTGCCGCCCTGCCGCACGACGAGCAACTGGGCCTCATCGACCGGCTCGTCGAGTACGACGTCAGCGGCCTGCTGCAGACCACCCGACGGCTCTTCGTCGACACCGGCGACGAGGACTCGGTGCGGGCCGGCACCGACTGGTGGCTGGAGATGACCGGCCGGGGCGGCGAGGGCATGGTCGTCAAACCGGTCGGGGCGGTGGTACGCGGCGATCAGGGACGGCTGGTCCAGCCGGGCGTCAAGTGCCGGGGCCGGGAGTACCTGCGGATCATCTACGGCCCGGAGTACACCCGGCCCGAGAACCTCGCGCGGCTGCGCGGCCGGTTCCTCAACCACAAGCGGTCGCTCGCCCTGCGCGAGTACGCCCTCGGCCTGGAGGCCCTGGACCGGCTCGCCGAGGGGGAGCCGCTGTGGCGGGTGCACGAGGCGGTGTTCGGGGTGCTGGCTCTGGAGTCGGAGCCCGTCGACCCCCGGTTGTGA
- a CDS encoding 3' terminal RNA ribose 2'-O-methyltransferase Hen1 encodes MFLTISTTGTPERPATDLGFLLHKHPDRAQAFSTSYGKAHVLYPEADVERCTAALLLEVDAVALVRRGKGKGRGGAPDAALAQYVNDRPYAASSLLAVALSSVFSSAMSGRCDARPDAPGQTRPLRVEIPALPARGGRDLVAKLFEPLGWTVTAEAVALDTQFPEWGDSRYVRVVLESQSLTLAEALRHLYVLLPVLDDAKHYWVSSDEVDKLLRAGEGWLPVHPEHKLITSRYLSRRWSLTRQAMERLELVRLAEADDSEVEAIDNAVEESADGETEEKPTPLAVRRRDAITAALTEAGAARVLDLGCGQGQLVQALLKDARFTEIVGTDVSMRALTIASRRLKLDRMGERQASRVQLFQSSLAYTDNRLKGYDAAVLSEVIEHVDLPRLPALEYAVFGAARPRTVLVTTPNVEYNVRWETLPAGHVRHGDHRFEWTREEFRTWANAVAERHGYAVEFVPVGPDDPEVGPPTQMAVFSMKTATTETTTESVNAKEAKAA; translated from the coding sequence GTGTTCCTGACGATCAGTACCACCGGTACCCCAGAGCGCCCCGCGACCGATCTCGGTTTCCTGCTGCACAAGCATCCCGACAGGGCGCAGGCGTTCTCCACCTCCTACGGCAAGGCGCACGTGCTCTACCCCGAGGCGGACGTCGAGCGGTGCACGGCCGCACTGCTGCTGGAGGTGGACGCGGTGGCACTGGTCCGGCGCGGCAAGGGCAAGGGCCGTGGCGGGGCCCCCGACGCCGCCCTCGCACAGTACGTCAACGACCGCCCGTACGCGGCCTCCTCCCTGCTCGCCGTCGCACTGAGCAGCGTGTTCTCCAGCGCGATGAGCGGACGCTGCGACGCCAGGCCCGACGCCCCGGGACAGACCCGCCCCCTGCGCGTCGAGATACCTGCGCTGCCCGCGCGCGGCGGCCGGGACCTCGTCGCCAAGCTCTTCGAACCGCTCGGCTGGACGGTCACCGCCGAGGCGGTCGCACTGGACACCCAGTTCCCGGAGTGGGGCGACTCCCGCTACGTACGGGTCGTCCTGGAGTCGCAGTCGCTGACCCTGGCCGAGGCGCTGCGCCACCTGTACGTGCTGCTGCCGGTCCTCGACGACGCCAAGCACTACTGGGTGTCGTCCGACGAGGTCGACAAGCTGCTGCGGGCGGGCGAGGGCTGGCTCCCGGTCCACCCGGAGCACAAGCTGATCACCAGCCGGTATCTCTCCCGCCGCTGGTCGCTGACCCGGCAGGCCATGGAGCGCCTGGAACTCGTACGGCTGGCCGAGGCCGACGACAGCGAGGTCGAGGCGATCGACAACGCCGTCGAGGAGTCAGCGGACGGCGAGACCGAGGAGAAGCCGACGCCGCTGGCCGTGCGGCGCCGGGACGCGATCACCGCCGCGCTCACGGAGGCCGGCGCCGCGCGCGTCCTGGATCTCGGGTGCGGTCAGGGCCAGTTGGTGCAGGCCCTGCTGAAGGACGCGCGTTTCACCGAGATCGTCGGCACGGACGTGTCGATGCGCGCGCTCACCATCGCCTCCCGCCGTCTCAAGCTGGACCGCATGGGCGAGCGGCAGGCCTCCCGCGTCCAGCTCTTCCAGAGTTCCCTCGCCTACACCGACAACCGGCTCAAGGGCTATGACGCCGCCGTGCTCTCCGAGGTCATCGAACATGTCGACCTGCCCCGGCTGCCGGCCCTGGAGTACGCGGTGTTCGGCGCGGCCCGTCCCCGCACCGTCCTCGTGACGACCCCGAACGTCGAGTACAACGTCCGCTGGGAGACCCTCCCGGCCGGGCACGTCCGCCACGGCGACCACCGCTTCGAGTGGACGCGCGAGGAGTTCCGGACCTGGGCGAACGCCGTGGCCGAACGGCACGGCTACGCGGTGGAGTTCGTCCCCGTCGGGCCCGACGACCCGGAGGTGGGCCCGCCCACCCAGATGGCCGTCTTCTCCATGAAGACAGCCACCACCGAGACCACCACCGAGTCCGTGAACGCGAAGGAGGCGAAGGCGGCATGA
- a CDS encoding LLM class F420-dependent oxidoreductase, whose protein sequence is MDLRIFTEPQQGATYDTLLTVAKATEDLGFDAFFRSDHYLRMGSVDGLPGPTDAWITLAGLARETKRIRLGTLMTAGTFRLPGVLAIQVAQIDQMSGGRVELGLGAGWFEEEHKAYGIPFPKEKFARLEEQLAIVTGLWATEVGKTFSYEGRHYQLTDSPALPKPAQAKVPVLIGGHGASRTPRLAGRYADEFNMPFASIEDSERQFGRVRKAAEEAGRTGGDLVYSNALVACVGKDDAEVARRAAVIGREVEELKANGLAGSPAEVVDRVGRYQAIGSQRVYLQILDLDDLDHLELISSQVQSQLS, encoded by the coding sequence ATGGATCTTCGCATCTTCACCGAGCCCCAGCAGGGGGCGACCTACGACACACTCCTCACTGTCGCCAAGGCCACCGAGGACCTCGGTTTCGACGCCTTCTTCCGCTCCGACCACTACCTCCGCATGGGCTCGGTCGACGGCCTGCCCGGCCCCACCGACGCCTGGATCACCCTGGCCGGACTCGCCCGCGAGACCAAGCGCATCCGCCTCGGCACCCTGATGACCGCCGGCACCTTCCGCCTGCCCGGCGTGCTCGCCATCCAGGTCGCCCAGATCGACCAGATGTCCGGCGGCCGGGTCGAACTCGGCCTGGGCGCGGGCTGGTTCGAGGAGGAGCACAAGGCGTACGGCATTCCGTTCCCCAAGGAGAAGTTCGCCCGCCTGGAGGAGCAACTGGCCATCGTCACCGGCCTGTGGGCCACCGAGGTCGGCAAGACCTTCTCGTACGAGGGCAGGCACTACCAGTTGACCGACTCGCCCGCCCTGCCCAAGCCGGCGCAGGCCAAGGTGCCGGTCCTCATCGGCGGGCACGGCGCGAGCCGCACCCCGCGCCTCGCCGGGCGGTATGCCGACGAGTTCAACATGCCGTTCGCCTCGATCGAGGACAGCGAGCGCCAGTTCGGCCGGGTGCGCAAGGCCGCCGAGGAGGCCGGCCGCACGGGCGGCGACCTCGTGTACTCGAACGCCCTGGTCGCCTGCGTCGGCAAGGACGACGCCGAGGTCGCCCGCCGCGCCGCCGTGATCGGCCGCGAGGTGGAGGAGCTCAAGGCCAACGGGCTCGCCGGCTCCCCGGCCGAGGTCGTCGACAGGGTCGGCCGTTACCAGGCCATCGGCTCCCAGCGCGTCTACCTCCAGATCCTCGACCTCGACGACCTGGACCACCTGGAGCTGATCTCCTCCCAGGTGCAGTCGCAGCTCTCGTAG
- a CDS encoding DUF6099 family protein has product MDAVRLILLSRRALAGSVEGRQIMAEAWQSCALAQAIGSRLAVSGPPELRGEALGLTELAGSGCGILGAPPLGVGDLRAARLTELGDAHESLHRLGGLLGEVGIALVGLASAADEEATYWQCMEAIDAADEARDRVLEMLRRLAVRDQVLTERDAAAG; this is encoded by the coding sequence ATGGATGCGGTGCGGCTCATCTTGTTGAGCAGACGTGCTCTGGCGGGCAGCGTCGAGGGACGTCAGATCATGGCGGAGGCGTGGCAGTCCTGTGCCCTCGCGCAGGCGATCGGCAGCCGCCTCGCGGTCTCAGGCCCTCCCGAACTGCGCGGCGAGGCACTGGGGTTGACCGAGCTGGCGGGCAGCGGCTGCGGCATACTCGGCGCCCCGCCTCTCGGCGTGGGCGATTTACGCGCCGCCCGGCTCACCGAGCTGGGCGACGCCCATGAGTCCCTCCACCGCCTCGGCGGTCTCCTCGGCGAGGTCGGCATAGCCCTCGTCGGTCTCGCCAGCGCCGCCGACGAGGAAGCGACCTACTGGCAGTGCATGGAAGCCATCGACGCCGCGGACGAGGCACGCGACCGAGTCCTGGAGATGCTCCGCCGTCTGGCGGTGAGAGACCAGGTACTGACCGAGAGGGACGCGGCAGCGGGATGA
- a CDS encoding nucleotide pyrophosphohydrolase gives MKDPEPARKPDVATLQRRLAEFAAARDWQPYHTPKNLVSALSVEASELVEVFQWLTPDESARVMSDPETAHRVTDEVADVLAYLLQFCEVLGIDPLAALEAKIDRNEHRFPPSKRL, from the coding sequence GTGAAAGATCCTGAACCCGCCCGGAAACCCGATGTGGCGACCCTGCAGCGACGGCTCGCCGAGTTCGCCGCCGCCCGTGACTGGCAGCCCTACCACACGCCCAAGAACCTGGTCTCCGCCCTGAGCGTCGAGGCGTCCGAACTCGTCGAGGTCTTCCAGTGGTTGACGCCGGACGAGTCCGCGCGCGTGATGTCGGACCCGGAGACCGCCCATCGGGTCACGGACGAAGTCGCCGATGTGCTCGCCTACTTGCTCCAGTTCTGTGAGGTGCTGGGCATCGATCCGCTGGCGGCGCTGGAGGCGAAGATCGACCGCAACGAACACAGGTTTCCTCCGTCGAAGCGGCTCTGA
- a CDS encoding ATP-binding protein, producing MTVPSLSPTRPGMDAGARPERPSVTELRLSAFAGHRGAFLSMGPLTLLAGRSGSGKTTALRAYEALARLGGGAPVDEAFPEPEGCVPERARPDAQRRRGFRIGCTADGPEGPVQLDIAVQAEPELRIVGERLTAGGLILLETALVDPGRPVVQAAWHTAGSTPVTRGPLPDDRLGTTLLPLRVAGKTDGQRRVLAAAEQMVVALRSVYACDPCPGRMRAAVPLGTGRLLPGCDNLADVLWRTRTECGRRHALLVSAVRDGCVGPVLDLLAEPLRDGAVRAVLDRGDGVRTALGLLGDGELRYLALALVLFTGPGVLEVDPVAEVPAALQTLTVLADGFDRALDPGQALELVRLAARMCDRGHIRLVGAVSDASWAAGVPGVTVVDLNRERS from the coding sequence ATGACCGTGCCATCCCTGTCGCCGACGCGCCCCGGCATGGACGCCGGGGCGCGTCCGGAACGGCCGAGCGTCACCGAACTGCGGCTCTCCGCCTTCGCCGGGCACCGGGGCGCCTTCCTCTCGATGGGGCCGCTGACCCTGCTCGCGGGACGCAGCGGCAGCGGCAAGACCACCGCCCTGCGGGCGTACGAGGCGCTGGCGCGGCTCGGCGGCGGCGCCCCTGTCGACGAGGCGTTCCCGGAACCGGAGGGCTGTGTCCCGGAGCGGGCGCGCCCCGACGCCCAGCGGCGGCGCGGCTTCCGCATCGGCTGCACGGCCGACGGGCCCGAAGGACCCGTCCAGCTCGACATCGCCGTCCAGGCCGAGCCCGAACTCCGCATCGTGGGCGAGCGGCTGACGGCGGGCGGGCTGATCCTGCTGGAGACGGCACTGGTCGACCCGGGCCGCCCCGTCGTCCAGGCCGCCTGGCACACGGCGGGCTCCACCCCGGTCACCCGAGGCCCGCTGCCCGACGACCGGCTCGGCACCACGCTGCTTCCGCTCCGCGTCGCCGGCAAGACGGACGGCCAGCGCCGGGTCCTCGCCGCCGCCGAGCAGATGGTCGTCGCGCTGCGCTCGGTCTACGCCTGCGATCCGTGCCCCGGACGTATGCGCGCCGCCGTGCCGCTCGGCACCGGACGGCTGCTCCCGGGCTGCGACAACCTCGCCGACGTGCTGTGGCGTACGCGGACGGAGTGCGGCCGGCGGCACGCGCTGCTGGTCTCGGCCGTCCGTGACGGCTGCGTCGGGCCGGTCCTGGACCTGCTGGCCGAGCCGCTGCGCGACGGTGCGGTACGGGCGGTGCTGGACCGGGGCGACGGGGTGCGCACGGCCCTGGGCCTGCTCGGGGACGGAGAGCTGAGGTACCTCGCGCTCGCCCTCGTGCTGTTCACCGGTCCCGGAGTGCTGGAGGTCGACCCGGTCGCGGAGGTGCCTGCCGCGCTCCAGACACTCACGGTCCTCGCCGACGGCTTCGACCGCGCCCTGGACCCCGGGCAGGCCCTGGAGCTGGTGCGGCTGGCGGCCCGGATGTGCGACCGGGGGCACATCCGGCTGGTCGGCGCGGTGAGCGACGCCTCCTGGGCCGCGGGGGTGCCCGGGGTGACGGTGGTAGACCTGAACCGTGAAAGATCCTGA
- a CDS encoding cell division protein SepF — MNSHDVTDEQWEGLAQVVPLRGRDAWPSAVGHRSIPEAETEARRRFVVLRVNVFADAREVAETLMAGIPVLLDLSGAESDTAKRVLDFSTGVVFGLASGMHRVDRNVFLLTPPGTEVRGLMEDAGIPGM; from the coding sequence GTGAACAGCCACGATGTCACCGACGAACAGTGGGAGGGGCTCGCCCAGGTCGTGCCGCTGCGGGGCCGGGACGCGTGGCCGTCCGCGGTCGGCCATCGGTCCATACCGGAAGCCGAGACCGAGGCCCGGCGCCGCTTCGTGGTCCTGCGCGTCAATGTCTTCGCGGACGCCCGGGAGGTGGCGGAGACGCTGATGGCGGGCATTCCGGTGCTGCTCGATCTGTCGGGCGCGGAGTCCGACACCGCCAAGCGCGTCCTCGATTTCAGTACGGGGGTCGTTTTCGGCCTCGCCAGCGGAATGCACCGCGTCGACCGGAACGTGTTCCTTCTCACGCCGCCCGGCACCGAGGTGCGAGGGCTCATGGAAGACGCCGGGATCCCCGGCATGTGA